In a single window of the Osmerus eperlanus chromosome 4, fOsmEpe2.1, whole genome shotgun sequence genome:
- the LOC134018609 gene encoding PHD finger protein 20-like, which produces MTNSPPQRRGIQFEVGAQLEARDSQKNWYCATIEKIDLEQEKVLIHYRQWSHRYDEWFDWNSACLRPLERVQLRREGLQEPRPTPMFRVNERVQACWSDCRFYPARILQVNQDDTYTVKFNDGVVKKVKATKVKSSKKETGRASQRARNLEKNQSDQTETRPAGGDASEQNGASEEKVEVEKRGEEDMHRKPEEEVAGNTPPAKPTQPAGSQQSRTEPRKRRRGSSSLLYSTKRKRPGSSRGRSSGSQTQQVRSEAVPGTSVLSASQTDIQVSVEASPDTETVLKRQVHLPTTHKYSREPLYRVIKNQPPPILSIELDHNPFKCQAPGCTKSFRKASLLHYHVKYYHEDDQPAGGLQAAGQDTPTRTHALLEGRGFLSERRKENQQNNNHPHDDRELSTTEPGLKVKQKRDRNFLRVVLRKKKKKRSKSENSRSENQGSTLSSPQPCLSHTPSPLTSRLKHDAYLDEEDSDCSTVSAEWSEEELDVTTPVSQQSVTTATHDCDMVRCVCEVEEENDFMIQCDQCLCWQHGTCMGLFEDNVPEIYICYACREMAGQRQSHRYLYDSDWLSSGCMFGLSSVEENYSQHNASKMAATHQLLGDLQQLFLLFHGLQLKISVLQTDSHPDLRLWQQPWKQGEGLESWPVHTAQPEEEAAALPAPSDKDAGVASFHTSYISSEHCYQKTTAYYPGALAVETRGSELEHSLRRSEDLIYGGSAETYPATTKTPALHTNKAEELLFDEEKWNRGHLETSEEADPTHAHSETDTSTQPDTHTSTHIDTDTARPTPCVAAVERGQQQQWQLNLLDHIQAVQNQLTHRMDFIEKELDVLESWMDHTGELEPPDPLARLPQLKQRIRRLLADLGTVQRISLCCSSRGRD; this is translated from the exons ATGACTAACAGTCCCCCCCAAAGACGAGGGATCCAGTTTGAGGTGGGGGCTCAGCTAGAGGCTCGTGACAGCCAGAAAAATTG gtaCTGTGCCACTATCGAGAAGATTGACTTGGAGCAGGAGAAAGTGCTGATCCACTACCGCCAGTGGAGCCATCGCTATGACGAGTGGTTTGACTGGAACTCCGCCTGCCTGCGGCCGTTGGAGCGCGTCcagctgaggagggaggggcttcaGGAGCCCCGCCCCACgccg ATGTTCCGGGTGAACGAGCGTGTGCAGGCGTGCTGGTCTGACTGTCGCTTTTACCCAGCCAGGATCCTGCAGGTCAACCAAGATG ATACCTACACGGTGAAGTTCAATGATGGAGTGGTGAAGAAAGTGAAGGCAACCAAAGTGAAGTCATCTAAGAAAGAG actggaaGAGCCAGCCAGAGAGCCCGAAATCTGGAGAAGAACCAATCAGACCAGACAGAGACTCGCCCAGCAGGGGGCGACGCATCCGAGCAGAATGGAGCGagtgaggagaaggtggaggtggagaagagaggtgaagaaGACATGCACAGAAAGCCGGAGGAGGAAGTTGCAGGAAACACGCCACCGGCCAAGCCTACGCAGCCTGCAG GGTCCCAGCAAAGCAGAACGGagcccaggaagaggaggaggggctcctCATCACTCCTCTACAGCACCAAGAGGAAGAGGCCAGGCAGCAGTCGAG gcAGAAGCAGTGGATCCCAAACTCAGCAGGTTAGATCGGAGGCCGTCCCAGGAACTTCAGTGTTAAGCGCCTCTCAGACAGACATCCAGGTCTCTGTTGAAGCCTCGCCAGACACAG AGACTGTACTGAAGCGCCAAGTCCACCTGCCAACCACACACAAGTACAGCAGAGAACCCC tgtACAGAGTGATTAAAAACCAGCCACCTCCCATCCTGTCCATTGAGCTGGACCACAACCCCTTCAAGTGTCAGGCACCGGGCTGCACCAAGTCCTTCAGAAAGGCGTCCCTGCTGCACTACCACGTCAAGTATTATCATGAAGACGACCAGCCGGCCGGTGGGCTGCAGGCGGCCGGCCAGGACACTCCCACGAGGACGCACGCCCtgttggaggggaggggcttcctGAGCGAGAGGCGGAAGGAGAACCAGCAGAACAACAACCACCCGCACGACGACAGAGAGTTGAGCACCACGGAACCAG GTTTGAaggtcaaacagaagagagatagaaactTCCTCCGTGTCGtgctgaggaagaagaagaaaaagaggtccaagtcag AAAATTCCCGCAGTGAAAACCAAGGCTCCACTCtatcctctccccagccctgcctctcacacacaccttcacctctgacctccaggtTGAAACACGATGCCTACCTTGATG AGGAAGACAGTGATTGTTCAACAGTCAGCGCTGAGTGGAGCGAGGAGGAGCTGGATGTGACCACACCTGTGTCTCAGCAGAGTGTCACCACGGCAACACACGACTGTGACAtggtgcgctgtgtgtgtgaggtcgaaGAAGAGAACGACTTCATGATTCAG tgtgacCAGTGTTTGTGCTGGCAGCATGGCACGTGCATGGGCCTGTTTGAGGACAACGTCCCTGAGATATACATTTGCTATGCTTGCAGAGAGATGGCAG GGCAACGTCAGAGCCACCGGTACCTGTACGACAGCGACTGGCTGAGCAGTGGCTGCATGTTCGGCCTGTCGTCTGTGGAGGAGAACTACTCCCAACACAACGCCAGCAAGATGGCGGCCACCCACCAGCTGCTCGGAGACCTGCAGCagctcttcctccttttccacGGCCTGCAGCTCAAGATCAGCGTCCTCCA AACAGACTCCCATCCCGACCTGAGGCTGTGGCAGCAGCCCTGGAAGCAGGGCGAGGGGCTGGAGTCCTGGCCGGTCCACACAGCCCAGCCTGAAGAGGAGGCAGCAGccctccccgccccctctgACAAGGACGCGGGCGTTGCCTCGTTCCACACTTCCTACATCAGCAGTGAGCACTGCTACCAGAAGACGACCGCGTACTACCCAGGAGCCCTGGCGGTGGAAACGCGCGGCTCCGAACTGGAGCACAGCCTCCGCCGCAGCGAGGATCTGATCTACGGAGGCTCCGCAGAGACATACCCCGCCACCACCAAGACCCCAGCCCTGCACACAAACAAG GCAGAGGAGTTACTGTTCGATGAGGAAAAGTGGAACAGAGGACATCTGGAGACTTCAGAAGAAGCCgatcccacacacgcacactctgaaacggacacaagcacacaacctgacacgcacacaagcacacacattgacacagacacagcccgTCCCACCCCCTGTGTGGCAGCAGTGGAGCgcgggcagcagcagcagtggcaGCTGAACCTGCTGGATCACATTCAGGCCGTCCAgaaccagctcacacacaggaTGGACTTCATAGAGAAGGAGCTGGATG tgtTGGAGAGCTGGATGGACCACACCGGAGAGCTGGAGCCTCCTGACCCTCTGGCCCGCCTCCCGCAGCTCAAGCAGCGAATCAGACGGCTGCTGGCAGATCTGGGCACGGTGCAGCGCATCTCTCTGTGTTGCTCCTCCAGGGGGCGAGACTGA
- the LOC134018610 gene encoding protein NDRG3-like isoform X1: MEELQDVQLTEIKPLLTNQGGRNFQDFDCQEHDIETLHGVLHVTMRGVPKGNRPVILTYHDIGLNHKSCFNTLFNYEDMQEITHHFAVVHVDAPGQQENAPPFPAGYQYPSMDELSEMLPSVLTHLKVTSVIGIGVGAGAYILSRLALSEPSLVEGLVLINVDPCAKGWMDWAASKLSGWTSNLVDIVMGHHFSDEELSDNQEIVQTYRLHISQDINQDNLALFCYSYNSRRELEMERPIVGLTDDTANTMRCPSLLVVGDTAPAVDAVVECNSRMNPTKTTLLKMADCGGLPQVVQPGKLAEAFKYFVQGMGYMPTASMTRLVRSRTHSASSMGSVEGSRSRTHTSSQLEGATAASPAHSSQTRPQTMEAEERQADVPKPVLLA, encoded by the exons ATGGAGGAGCTCCAGGATGTCCAGCTGACTGAGATCAAACCCCTGCTCACAAACCAG ggcggCCGGAACTTCCAGGACTTTGACTGTCAG GAGCATGACATTGAGACCCTCCATGGCGTACTGCATGTGACTATGAGGGGTGTTCCCAAGGGCAACCGACCTGTCATTCTCACCTACCATGACATCGGTTTGAACC ACAAGTCGTGTTTCAACACTCTGTTCAACTACGAGGACATGCAGGAGATCACGCACCACTTTGCCGTGGTCCACGTAGATGCACCTGGGCAGCAGGAGAACGCCCCGCCCTTCCCTGCAGG GTACCAGTATCCATCTATGGATGAGTTGTCTGAGATGCTTCCatctgttctcactcatctgaA GGTGACCAGCGTGATTGGCATCGGAGTGGGAGCAGGAGCCTACATCCTGTCCAGGCTGGCA CTGAGCGAGCCTTCTCTGGTGGAAGGACTGGTGCTCATCAACGTAGACCCCTGTGCTAAGGGCTGGATGGACTGGGCTGCATCAaag CTGAGCGGCTGGACTAGTAACCTGGTGGACATTGTGATGGGACACCACTTCAGTGAT GAGGAGCTGAGTGACAACCAGGAGATAGTCCAGACGTACAGGCTCCACATCTCCCAGGACATCAACCAGGACAACCTGGCTCTGTTCTGCTACTCCTACAACAG CCGCCGGGAACTGGAGATGGAGAGGCCAATCGTAGGTCTGACTGATGACACTGCCAACACGATGAG GTGTCCTTCTCTGCTGGTGGTTGGAGACACGGCGCCCGCCGTCGACGCCGTG GTGGAGTGTAACTCCAGGATGAATCCCACCAAAACCACCCTGTTgaag ATGGCTGACTGTGGCGGCCTCCCTCAGGTGGTCCAG CCTGGCAAACTGGCTGAAGCCTTCAAGTACTTTGTCCAAGGAATGGGCTACA TGCCCACCGCCAGTATGACTCGCCTGGTTCGATCTCGTACACACTCGGCCTCCAGCATGGGATCAGTGGAGGGAAGTCGCAGTCGCACTCACACCAGCTCACAGCTAGAGGGCGCCACCGCAGCCAGCCCTGCTCACAGCAGCCAGACCAGGCCACAGACCATGGAG gcagaggagagacaggccgaTGTCCCAAAGCCTGTCCTGCTGGCCTAG
- the LOC134018610 gene encoding protein NDRG3-like isoform X2, with the protein MTAVLDLNQIACSVIGVEHDIETLHGVLHVTMRGVPKGNRPVILTYHDIGLNHKSCFNTLFNYEDMQEITHHFAVVHVDAPGQQENAPPFPAGYQYPSMDELSEMLPSVLTHLKVTSVIGIGVGAGAYILSRLALSEPSLVEGLVLINVDPCAKGWMDWAASKLSGWTSNLVDIVMGHHFSDEELSDNQEIVQTYRLHISQDINQDNLALFCYSYNSRRELEMERPIVGLTDDTANTMRCPSLLVVGDTAPAVDAVVECNSRMNPTKTTLLKMADCGGLPQVVQPGKLAEAFKYFVQGMGYMPTASMTRLVRSRTHSASSMGSVEGSRSRTHTSSQLEGATAASPAHSSQTRPQTMEAEERQADVPKPVLLA; encoded by the exons ATGACGGCCGTTCTGGACCTGAACCAGATTGCCTGTTCAGTCATTGGAGTG GAGCATGACATTGAGACCCTCCATGGCGTACTGCATGTGACTATGAGGGGTGTTCCCAAGGGCAACCGACCTGTCATTCTCACCTACCATGACATCGGTTTGAACC ACAAGTCGTGTTTCAACACTCTGTTCAACTACGAGGACATGCAGGAGATCACGCACCACTTTGCCGTGGTCCACGTAGATGCACCTGGGCAGCAGGAGAACGCCCCGCCCTTCCCTGCAGG GTACCAGTATCCATCTATGGATGAGTTGTCTGAGATGCTTCCatctgttctcactcatctgaA GGTGACCAGCGTGATTGGCATCGGAGTGGGAGCAGGAGCCTACATCCTGTCCAGGCTGGCA CTGAGCGAGCCTTCTCTGGTGGAAGGACTGGTGCTCATCAACGTAGACCCCTGTGCTAAGGGCTGGATGGACTGGGCTGCATCAaag CTGAGCGGCTGGACTAGTAACCTGGTGGACATTGTGATGGGACACCACTTCAGTGAT GAGGAGCTGAGTGACAACCAGGAGATAGTCCAGACGTACAGGCTCCACATCTCCCAGGACATCAACCAGGACAACCTGGCTCTGTTCTGCTACTCCTACAACAG CCGCCGGGAACTGGAGATGGAGAGGCCAATCGTAGGTCTGACTGATGACACTGCCAACACGATGAG GTGTCCTTCTCTGCTGGTGGTTGGAGACACGGCGCCCGCCGTCGACGCCGTG GTGGAGTGTAACTCCAGGATGAATCCCACCAAAACCACCCTGTTgaag ATGGCTGACTGTGGCGGCCTCCCTCAGGTGGTCCAG CCTGGCAAACTGGCTGAAGCCTTCAAGTACTTTGTCCAAGGAATGGGCTACA TGCCCACCGCCAGTATGACTCGCCTGGTTCGATCTCGTACACACTCGGCCTCCAGCATGGGATCAGTGGAGGGAAGTCGCAGTCGCACTCACACCAGCTCACAGCTAGAGGGCGCCACCGCAGCCAGCCCTGCTCACAGCAGCCAGACCAGGCCACAGACCATGGAG gcagaggagagacaggccgaTGTCCCAAAGCCTGTCCTGCTGGCCTAG
- the edem2 gene encoding ER degradation-enhancing alpha-mannosidase-like protein 2, which produces MLIRLLCTAVLALSVFPLLMNNATGHEFTDSDMEHYRERIKTMFYHAYNNYLDNAFPYDELRPLTCDGQDTWGSFSLTLIDALDTLLILGNHSEFQRVASLLQDTVDFDIDVNASVFETNIRVVGGLLSAHLLSKRAGMEVESGWPCSGPLLRMAEEAARKLLPAFQTQTGMPYGTVNLLKGVSPTETPVTCTAGVGTFILEFATLSRLTGDPIFEEVARRALRSLWKTRSDIGLVGNHIDVLTKKWVAQDAGIGAGVDSYFEYLVKGAIMLQDEELLNMFHEYDKAIQNYTRFDDWYLWVQMHKGTVSMPVFQSLEAFWPGLQSMVGDLDSAVRTFMNYYSVWRQFGGLPEFYNIPQGYTVDKREGYPLRPELIESAMYLFKATGDHTFLQLGRDAVESLETISRVDCGYASVKDMRDHKLDNRMESFFLAETIKYLYLLFDPSNFLLQPQAWEEGAGPSEDCVLGAGGYIFNTEAHPLDPAALHCCSRRPQERQELQDILLHLSEPPAPTQDSQSEDTPMPGQSESIALKPGARRTAPVLSCPMQPFSARLSVLGQVFSDNT; this is translated from the exons ATGCTTATTAGGTTGTTGTGCACAGCTGTTCTGGCACTAAGCGTCTTTCCACTGTTAATGAACAATGCCACGGGACACGAGTTTACAGATTCGGACATGGAGCACTACAG agagagaatcaAGACAATGTTTTATCACGCCTACAACAACTACTTGGACAACGCGTTCCCCTATGACGAGCTGCGACCCCTGACATGTGATGGTCAGGACACCTGGGGCAG cttctccctGACTCTGATAGATGCCTTGGACACCCTGCTT ATCCTGGGGAACCACAGTGAGTTCCAGAGAGTTGCCTCCCTGCTGCAGGATACTGTGGACTTTGACATTGATGTGAATGCATCCGTGTTCGAGACCAACATCCGAG TTGTGGGGGGGCTGCTGTCAGCTCATCTGCTGTCTAAGAGggcagggatggaggtggagtctGGTTGGCCGTGTTCAGGACCTCTTCTCAGGATGGCAGAGGAGGCCGCGCGCAAACTGCTGCCTG CCTTCCAGACCCAGACAGGAATGCCTTATGGGACAGTGAACCTCCTGAAGGGAGTGAGCCCCACAGAGACCCCTGTCACTTGTACGGCCGGGGTGGGGACTTTCATCCTGGAGTTCGCCACCCTCAGTCGCCTGACAGGAGACCCCATATTCGAGGAGGTGGCGAGGCGAGCGCTGCGCTCGCTGTGGAAGACTCGCTCGGACATCGGACTG GTGGGAAACCACATTGATGTGCTGACTAAGAAGTGGGTGGCCCAAGACGCAGGGATCGGAGCTGGGGTGGACTCGTACTTTGAGTATCTGGTTAAGGGCGCCATCATGCTGCAAGATGAGGAACTGCTCAACATGTTCCATG AGTATGACAAAGCCATTCAAAACTACACCAGGTTTGATGACTGGTATTTGTGGGTCCAGATGCACAAAGGAACCGTCTCCATGCCAGTCTTCCAGTCCCTAGaggccttttggcctgggctacAG AGTATGGTTGGAGACCTAGACAGTGCTGTGAGGACCTTCATGAACTACTACAGTGTATGGCGTCAGTTTGGGGGTCTTCCTGAGTTTTATAACATCCCTCAGGGTTACACTGTGGACAAGAGAGAGGGCTACCCACTTCGTCCTG aGCTGATTGAGAGTGCCATGTACCTGTTCAAAGCCACTGGGGACCACACCTTCCTGCAGCTGGGGAGGGATGCCGTGGAGTCTCTGGAGACGATTAGCAGGGTGGACTGCGGCTACGCCAGT gtTAAGGACATGCGCGACCACAAGCTAGACAACCGTATGGAGTCCTTCTTCCTGGCAGAGACCATCAAGTACCTGTACCTGCTGTTCGACCCCTCCAACTTCCTGTTGCAGCCGCAGGCCTGGGAGGAAGGGGCGGGGCCTAGCGAGGACTGTGTCCTGGGGGCGGGGGGCTACATCTTCAACACGGAGGCCCACCCCCTGGACCCTGCAGCGCTGCACTGCTGCAGCCGCAGACCCCAGGAGCGCCAGGAGCTCCAGGACATCCTCCTGCACCTATCAGAACCTCCGGCCCCTACTcaggacagccaatcagaggacaCGCCGATGCCTGGCCAATCAGAGAGTATTGCTCTGAAGCCAGGAGCACGAAGGACcgcccctgtcctgtcctgccccaTGCAGCCCTTCAGCGCTCGCCTTTCTGTCCTCGGACAGGTTTTTTCTGACAACACTTGA